In Pseudomonas putida, a genomic segment contains:
- the hemB gene encoding porphobilinogen synthase: MSNLFPAVRPRRLRQNEPLRTIFQETEFRLEDLILPIFVEEGIDDFVPITSMPGVNRIPEKLLAQEIERYARAGIKSVMTFGVSHNLDATGSDTWNEDGLVARMARICKDTVPEMVVMSDTCFCEYTSHGHCGVLHDHGVDNDATLANLGKQAVVAAAAGADFIAPSAAMDGQVQAIRSALDGAGFHDTAIMAYSTKFASSLYGPFREAGGTALKGDRKSYQMNPMNRREAVRESLLDEQEGADVLMVKPAGAYLDVIADIRAASRLPLAAYQVSGEYAMIKFGGLAGAIDEGRVVRESIGAIKRAGADLILTYFAMDLAREGI, from the coding sequence ATGTCCAACCTTTTCCCTGCCGTTCGTCCCCGCCGCCTGCGCCAGAACGAGCCCCTGCGCACGATCTTCCAGGAGACCGAATTCCGTCTCGAGGACCTGATCCTGCCGATCTTCGTCGAGGAAGGCATCGATGACTTCGTGCCGATCACCAGCATGCCCGGCGTCAACCGCATCCCGGAAAAGCTGCTCGCCCAGGAAATCGAACGCTATGCCCGCGCCGGCATCAAGTCGGTGATGACCTTCGGCGTCTCGCACAACCTCGATGCCACCGGTAGCGATACCTGGAACGAAGACGGCCTGGTGGCGCGCATGGCGCGTATCTGCAAGGACACCGTGCCGGAGATGGTGGTGATGTCCGACACCTGCTTCTGCGAATACACCAGCCACGGCCACTGCGGCGTGCTGCACGACCACGGCGTGGACAACGACGCGACCCTGGCCAACCTGGGCAAGCAGGCGGTGGTCGCGGCCGCCGCCGGTGCCGACTTCATCGCGCCATCGGCGGCGATGGACGGCCAGGTCCAGGCGATTCGCAGCGCACTCGACGGCGCAGGCTTTCACGACACGGCGATCATGGCCTATTCGACCAAATTTGCCTCTTCGCTGTATGGCCCGTTCCGTGAGGCGGGCGGCACCGCGCTCAAGGGCGATCGCAAGAGCTACCAGATGAACCCGATGAACCGCCGCGAAGCCGTGCGCGAATCGCTGCTCGACGAGCAGGAAGGGGCCGACGTGCTGATGGTCAAGCCGGCGGGCGCCTACCTCGACGTGATCGCCGACATCCGCGCCGCGTCGCGCCTGCCGTTGGCGGCCTATCAGGTCAGTGGTGAATACGCGATGATCAAGTTCGGCGGCCTGGCCGGTGCCATCGACGAGGGCCGGGTGGTACGTGAAAGCATTGGCGCGATCAAGCGTGCCGGTGCCGACCTGATCCTGACCTATTTCGCCATGGACCTGGCGCGCGAAGGTATCTGA
- a CDS encoding S8 family serine peptidase, whose product MPVPAESSSPSSPIKIDITPTTESRRDLQGQDDIRNDVSAGYVTRRLTHSIAFTDKTLDNTDFTSAQMGSLATGGIRPGELQRDPNVRPNQHLAQFYKEGPDKPDFSLRNAAVLNGLAAMTTVNTYVDPLLFDLSGKGAGMTGLDDAVLFDVDNSGSLHRTGWADRQTGMLVHDDGSGQINRISQLFSEYYAGKPGTDGAPGETPFKDGFAALASVDANADGAITPTDAAWGALRLWVDGNHDGRADQGELKTLAEHGITQISLGGVKPLGELRQGNEVIARGTFLGNGVQREVLAVRFLADTVSNLVERQKDAAMLISTSGETSRRAYVHQGVQDATLDAGVLKVETLNGGVGNDTLKAAPDGSWLVGGGGSNTYVGGAGDDVFVISASDDPANLRGNGGRDSALIVGELGVGLNMAETGLTIAQGGRGKDIIVSGGQRGVFIKGGAGDSLLIGGGGNDVLAGGSGRNTILGGTGKSVIYAGPSGDYIHASAAGSIIHAGRGADHIMGGAADDVIEAGRGNAIIDGAGGVNLVTLHGNHDEYLITRTKTGYTIVDRVKERDGDLTLSNVQKLSFADVAAIDLVAPHAMPIGDSLAPAQLTPFRTQGGAAVLPASALLANDLPLASSGPLRIASVGDAKGATVVLTAQGDVQVTPSAGHDGDISFRYDLVDAAGNASIAVTEIGSSASAPLRATVILRHAQSPNDPLAFRQWYLEDIDVLPVWRDFTGKGIRIGQFEPGGEFAVAPEIFDVQHPDLKVNIDPVWLATQRSSGTLPALASNHATQVAGVMVAARNDQGGIGIAHEATLGGHYLANKGDDLTSLGQMVNYDVANNSWGFKTDFAIGNVQEGRIDTALALAFTSTLAATNGRGGLGTIVVASGGNQREKGGSAQGSLINNSRHAIEVAAINAKADLSVLQVASVPFSNPGASLLVAAPGSHVLSSGIDLEAERGAKIGSAYGTTQGTSFAAPIVSGVAALMLQANPGLGYRDVQQILALSARKVEDPTTAWADNAARNWNGASMHVSHDYGFGLIDARAAVRLAESWPGQANAANERQLSASSEAQARQLLAGQTLTLSLPMPGDVRVEHAEVDIHASVGRLGDLTLTLVSPGGTRSVLLDRAGKAPGSAADAPGDLRSGVFKYAFMSTHHRAEPSEGDWHLEIRNASNGLPLTIDRWSLRLAGSPVSENDVYYYTDEYAASLSGNPGRSVLDDAVNGKPGGRNTLNAAAVRRGVSLNLTSGVGQIAGAALTIAPGSVHNLISGDGDDTLVAGPDAALLDGGRGNNLLRGGAGTDRFVIHRRAAGSDLIEGFEATREVVDLIGFGNRKFTDLTLHQDGPAVVLDLGKGQTVRWAQAKLGSLQASNFRFLRSVEAAPGYLSGNPEGEKPKPGNAPIVLAGGAKGVSLTSDETGRMVATLAGTVHKPAGVAPSVFQLAHQEGVTDYGNALRGFRHGIDKIDLTQIGISRFEDLQISKQQRFQLNGFAQIHGVSVETKALPGQDGAVKLLYLDALEVAQVTADDFVFAKPAVVTAGDQEIASAHLVQLHASTLAVETMHPASVAEGGPSTVAPLPNLANLVEAMAAFIPQPGSAPLALQAPAQPWESTLAVAA is encoded by the coding sequence ATGCCTGTCCCTGCTGAATCCTCATCGCCTAGTTCTCCAATCAAGATCGACATCACCCCCACCACCGAATCCCGCCGCGACCTGCAAGGTCAGGACGATATCCGCAATGACGTCTCCGCAGGCTACGTGACCCGACGCCTCACTCACAGCATCGCGTTCACCGACAAGACCCTGGACAACACCGACTTCACCTCCGCCCAGATGGGCAGTCTGGCCACCGGGGGTATCCGCCCTGGCGAACTGCAGCGTGACCCCAACGTACGGCCCAACCAGCATCTGGCGCAATTCTACAAGGAGGGCCCCGACAAGCCCGATTTCAGCCTGCGCAACGCTGCCGTGCTCAATGGGCTGGCGGCCATGACCACGGTCAACACCTACGTCGACCCGCTTCTGTTCGACCTTAGCGGCAAGGGAGCCGGCATGACTGGGCTGGATGACGCGGTATTGTTCGACGTCGATAACAGCGGCTCGTTACATCGCACCGGGTGGGCCGACCGACAGACCGGCATGTTGGTGCACGACGATGGCAGTGGCCAGATCAACCGAATCAGCCAGTTGTTTTCCGAATACTACGCAGGTAAGCCGGGGACCGATGGCGCGCCGGGAGAAACACCTTTCAAGGATGGTTTCGCAGCGCTGGCAAGCGTGGACGCCAATGCCGATGGTGCGATCACGCCGACCGACGCAGCCTGGGGCGCGCTCCGGCTTTGGGTCGATGGCAACCACGACGGCCGCGCCGACCAGGGCGAGCTCAAGACCCTTGCCGAGCATGGCATCACCCAGATCAGCCTGGGCGGTGTCAAGCCGCTGGGAGAGCTGCGCCAGGGTAACGAGGTCATCGCACGTGGGACATTCCTCGGCAACGGCGTGCAGCGGGAGGTACTGGCTGTGAGGTTTCTTGCCGATACCGTCAGCAACCTCGTCGAAAGGCAGAAGGATGCGGCCATGTTGATCTCGACCAGCGGCGAGACGTCCCGCCGCGCATATGTGCACCAGGGGGTGCAGGACGCCACGCTCGATGCTGGTGTGCTGAAGGTGGAGACCCTGAATGGGGGCGTCGGCAACGATACGCTCAAAGCCGCCCCTGATGGGAGCTGGTTGGTGGGGGGCGGAGGCAGCAACACCTACGTGGGCGGCGCCGGCGACGATGTGTTCGTGATCAGCGCCAGTGACGACCCGGCCAACCTGCGCGGCAACGGCGGGCGCGACTCCGCGCTGATCGTCGGCGAGCTGGGTGTCGGCCTGAATATGGCCGAGACCGGGCTGACCATCGCCCAGGGTGGGCGCGGCAAGGACATCATCGTCAGCGGAGGCCAACGTGGCGTGTTCATCAAGGGAGGGGCTGGCGATAGCCTACTGATCGGTGGCGGTGGCAACGATGTGCTGGCCGGTGGCAGCGGCCGCAACACCATCCTTGGTGGCACCGGCAAGTCGGTGATCTATGCCGGCCCCAGCGGTGACTACATTCACGCCTCGGCAGCTGGCAGCATCATCCATGCCGGCCGCGGGGCGGACCATATCATGGGAGGCGCCGCCGACGATGTGATCGAGGCAGGGCGTGGCAATGCCATCATCGATGGTGCTGGCGGTGTCAACCTGGTGACCCTGCATGGCAACCACGATGAATACCTCATCACCCGCACCAAGACCGGATACACGATTGTCGACCGGGTGAAGGAGCGCGACGGCGACCTGACGTTGAGCAATGTGCAGAAACTCAGCTTTGCCGACGTTGCCGCGATCGACTTGGTCGCGCCCCATGCAATGCCAATCGGCGATTCGTTGGCCCCCGCACAGCTCACACCGTTCCGCACGCAGGGCGGGGCAGCTGTACTACCTGCCTCGGCGTTGCTGGCCAATGATCTGCCGCTCGCCAGCAGCGGCCCTTTGCGCATCGCTTCGGTCGGTGACGCCAAGGGCGCTACGGTAGTGCTCACCGCCCAGGGCGATGTGCAAGTGACGCCGTCGGCGGGCCATGATGGCGATATCAGCTTCCGTTACGACCTGGTCGATGCGGCCGGCAACGCCTCCATCGCGGTAACCGAGATCGGCAGCAGCGCCTCGGCGCCATTGCGGGCCACGGTCATCTTGCGTCACGCGCAGTCGCCCAATGACCCGCTGGCGTTCCGCCAGTGGTACCTCGAGGACATCGACGTGCTGCCGGTCTGGCGCGATTTCACCGGCAAAGGCATACGCATCGGCCAGTTCGAGCCAGGGGGCGAGTTCGCCGTTGCGCCGGAAATCTTCGACGTGCAGCATCCAGATCTCAAGGTCAACATCGACCCTGTCTGGCTGGCGACCCAACGCAGCAGCGGCACACTGCCGGCGTTGGCCTCCAATCATGCAACCCAGGTTGCCGGCGTCATGGTGGCAGCACGCAACGACCAGGGCGGCATCGGTATCGCCCATGAAGCCACGCTCGGCGGTCATTACCTGGCCAACAAGGGCGACGACCTCACCAGCCTGGGACAGATGGTCAATTATGACGTGGCCAACAACAGCTGGGGCTTCAAGACCGACTTTGCCATTGGCAACGTGCAGGAGGGAAGGATCGACACTGCGTTGGCGCTGGCTTTCACTAGCACGTTGGCCGCTACCAACGGCCGAGGCGGATTGGGCACCATCGTCGTCGCCTCGGGCGGCAACCAGCGTGAAAAAGGTGGCAGCGCGCAAGGTTCGCTGATCAACAACTCGCGGCATGCCATCGAGGTCGCGGCGATCAATGCCAAGGCAGACCTGTCGGTGCTGCAGGTAGCGAGCGTGCCGTTTTCCAATCCCGGTGCCAGCCTGCTGGTGGCGGCTCCTGGCAGCCATGTGCTGTCCAGTGGCATCGACCTGGAAGCCGAGCGGGGGGCCAAGATCGGTAGCGCCTATGGCACCACGCAGGGCACCAGTTTTGCCGCGCCGATTGTCTCGGGGGTGGCGGCCTTGATGCTGCAAGCCAATCCTGGGCTGGGCTACCGGGATGTTCAGCAGATCCTTGCGTTGTCTGCGCGCAAGGTTGAAGACCCCACCACGGCTTGGGCTGACAACGCGGCGCGCAACTGGAACGGTGCAAGCATGCACGTTAGCCACGATTACGGTTTCGGCTTGATTGATGCGCGTGCGGCGGTGCGCCTTGCCGAGTCGTGGCCAGGCCAAGCGAATGCAGCCAATGAGCGTCAACTAAGCGCCAGCAGTGAAGCTCAAGCCCGGCAGTTGCTTGCAGGGCAGACCCTGACCCTGTCCCTGCCGATGCCCGGTGATGTACGGGTCGAGCACGCAGAAGTCGATATCCATGCCTCGGTTGGCCGTCTCGGCGACCTGACCCTCACCCTGGTGTCCCCTGGCGGCACACGCAGCGTGTTGCTGGACCGTGCAGGCAAGGCGCCGGGTTCTGCCGCCGATGCGCCGGGCGACCTGCGCTCCGGTGTCTTCAAGTATGCGTTCATGTCCACCCACCACCGCGCTGAGCCATCGGAAGGTGACTGGCACCTGGAAATACGCAACGCGAGCAATGGCCTGCCGCTGACGATCGATCGCTGGAGCCTACGCCTGGCTGGCAGCCCTGTCAGCGAGAATGACGTCTATTACTACACCGACGAGTACGCAGCCAGCCTGTCGGGCAATCCAGGCCGGTCCGTGCTGGACGACGCTGTCAACGGCAAACCGGGCGGGCGTAACACCCTCAATGCGGCCGCCGTCAGGCGTGGTGTTTCGCTGAACCTGACCAGCGGTGTCGGTCAGATTGCAGGGGCAGCCCTGACCATCGCCCCTGGCTCGGTGCACAACCTGATCAGCGGTGACGGCGACGATACCTTGGTGGCTGGCCCTGACGCAGCGCTACTCGATGGTGGCCGGGGTAATAACCTGTTGCGCGGTGGTGCGGGTACCGATCGCTTCGTGATTCACCGGCGCGCAGCTGGATCCGACCTTATCGAAGGGTTCGAGGCAACGCGGGAGGTGGTGGATCTGATCGGATTCGGTAACCGAAAATTCACTGACCTGACCCTGCATCAGGACGGACCGGCGGTCGTGCTCGATCTGGGCAAAGGTCAGACAGTGCGCTGGGCGCAAGCCAAGCTAGGCAGTCTCCAAGCCAGCAATTTCCGCTTTCTGAGAAGTGTCGAGGCCGCTCCTGGCTACCTTTCAGGCAATCCCGAAGGGGAGAAACCAAAACCTGGCAACGCACCCATCGTGCTAGCGGGAGGCGCCAAGGGCGTTTCGCTGACTTCGGATGAAACAGGGCGGATGGTGGCGACACTGGCCGGCACCGTTCACAAGCCGGCAGGGGTTGCACCCAGCGTCTTCCAGCTGGCCCATCAGGAAGGCGTGACGGACTACGGCAACGCGTTGCGCGGTTTCCGCCATGGTATCGACAAGATCGACCTGACCCAGATAGGCATCAGCCGTTTTGAGGATCTGCAGATCAGCAAGCAGCAACGCTTCCAATTAAACGGTTTTGCCCAGATTCACGGTGTGTCGGTCGAAACCAAGGCGCTGCCAGGGCAGGATGGTGCGGTCAAGTTGCTGTATCTCGACGCGCTCGAAGTCGCCCAGGTGACCGCCGATGACTTCGTCTTTGCCAAGCCAGCGGTTGTGACGGCCGGGGACCAGGAAATCGCCTCCGCGCACCTGGTGCAGTTGCACGCTTCGACTTTGGCAGTCGAAACCATGCATCCTGCATCGGTGGCAGAGGGTGGGCCGAGCACTGTCGCGCCGCTGCCTAATCTTGCCAACCTGGTCGAAGCCATGGCCGCCTTCATACCCCAGCCGGGCAGTGCTCCCCTGGCGCTACAGGCACCCGCGCAACCTTGGGAGTCGACCCTCGCCGTCGCCGCATGA
- a CDS encoding HlyD family type I secretion periplasmic adaptor subunit: MSAAGYELLQRYREAWHIAWKRRRAMQGPLREPDELAFLPAALALQETPAHPLPRRVQWSLLSFIGLALLWACVGEIDVVASAPGKIVPSGRSKLIQASEVAVVQSIHVRDGQAVSKGELLLALEGQMTRAEIDRLQGDRLAAQVDLARSSTLLAAIDGDAPPASLAPLIPEATSTQQMTAQRWLEGQYLELRATLEQVDAEIDQRTAETRSARARADALRQLLVITRQLTADYKQLFSESAVAKHTWLEKEQARLEQERELAIQHSRIEELNAARLAARHRRAGVIAQLRRAMLDLHGEAERRLASLGQELKKAEQRHRLRALTSPVDGTVQQLAVHTEGGVVTPAQTLMVIVPSGQPVEVEVQIENKDIGFIHPGQTVEVKVETFTFTKYGVVPGVVLSVSHDAIEDERRGLVYSARIQLNEDELRVGEKSVKLAPGMAVRAELIIDRRRVISYFLSPLQRHVRESLGER, from the coding sequence ATGAGCGCTGCTGGTTACGAGCTGCTGCAGCGCTACCGCGAGGCCTGGCACATTGCCTGGAAGCGGCGGCGGGCCATGCAAGGCCCCCTGCGGGAGCCCGATGAACTCGCGTTCCTGCCCGCCGCCCTGGCCCTGCAGGAAACACCAGCGCACCCCTTGCCGCGCCGAGTGCAGTGGAGCCTGCTGAGTTTCATCGGCCTGGCGTTGCTTTGGGCTTGCGTCGGCGAAATCGACGTGGTCGCAAGTGCCCCCGGCAAGATCGTTCCCAGTGGCCGCAGCAAGCTGATCCAGGCCAGCGAAGTGGCCGTGGTCCAGTCGATTCACGTGCGCGATGGCCAAGCGGTGAGCAAGGGTGAACTGTTGCTGGCGCTCGAAGGGCAGATGACCCGCGCCGAAATTGATCGCTTGCAGGGTGACCGGCTCGCGGCGCAAGTCGACCTGGCGCGCTCCAGCACATTGCTAGCCGCCATCGACGGTGATGCGCCTCCTGCCTCCCTGGCGCCGCTAATCCCCGAAGCCACGTCCACACAACAAATGACGGCGCAGCGGTGGCTCGAAGGCCAATACCTCGAATTGCGTGCCACGCTGGAGCAGGTGGACGCGGAGATCGACCAGCGCACGGCCGAGACTCGTTCGGCACGAGCCCGGGCGGATGCGTTGCGCCAGCTGCTAGTAATCACGCGGCAACTGACGGCGGACTACAAACAGCTGTTCAGCGAGTCGGCGGTTGCCAAGCACACCTGGCTGGAAAAGGAGCAAGCGCGCCTGGAGCAAGAGCGCGAGTTGGCCATCCAGCATTCACGGATCGAAGAGCTGAACGCCGCACGCCTGGCTGCCCGTCATCGCAGGGCGGGCGTTATCGCGCAATTGCGTCGGGCCATGCTCGACCTGCACGGCGAGGCCGAGCGGCGCTTGGCGAGCCTTGGTCAGGAGCTGAAAAAAGCCGAACAACGCCACCGGCTGCGAGCGCTGACCTCGCCGGTCGATGGCACCGTGCAGCAACTGGCGGTGCATACCGAGGGCGGGGTTGTGACGCCTGCGCAAACGTTGATGGTAATCGTGCCCAGCGGCCAGCCCGTTGAAGTGGAAGTGCAGATCGAGAACAAAGATATCGGCTTCATTCACCCGGGGCAGACGGTCGAGGTCAAGGTCGAGACATTTACCTTTACCAAGTATGGCGTGGTGCCAGGGGTGGTACTGAGCGTTTCCCACGATGCCATTGAAGATGAGCGGCGGGGGTTGGTTTATAGCGCACGGATTCAGTTGAACGAAGATGAACTTCGAGTGGGAGAGAAGTCGGTAAAGCTGGCGCCCGGCATGGCGGTGCGCGCGGAACTGATTATCGATAGGCGTAGAGTGATTAGTTATTTCCTTAGTCCGTTGCAGCGGCATGTTCGGGAGAGTTTGGGGGAGCGATGA